AGTCTTATCCGCTTCCACAGAAGGGTTTGATAAAAACCAGAAATTTACCCTCTATCGCTCCATTCCCCAGCTACAGGAATATCTGTTAATCGATCAATTTACCTATCGTGTCGAACTCTATCGTAAGGTGGGCGAGCATCAATGGCTGCTCACCGAGTTGATGGGCGAAGAGGCGATCGTAGAATTGCAGTCCGTTAATGTTACAATTAAATTGTCCGATCTGTATAAGCGAGTCCAATTTCAGCAATCCACGGAAAATACAGGAGATTAGGAGAGAAACATGGCAACCAAAGAGGTTTATAATATTATGCCTAGCGTTTACGTTGAAACCTCTGTTATTAGCTACCTCACAGCACGTCCTAGTCGTGACCTTATTATTGCTGGGCATCAACAAATTACTAGCGAGTGGTGGGTAACTGAGCGTCCTAAATTTGAGATTTATATTTCAGAACTCGTTATTCAAGAAGCTCGTAGGGGAGACCCTAATGCTGCACAAGAAAGATTAGACTTACTGGAAACCCTAGCTGCTTTAAAAATTTCTCCTCTTGCCCTAGAACTGTCTGAACTCTTTTTAAGGAAGGCTACTATTCCCCAAACAGCAGCAGCAGATTCTCTGCATATTGCGATAAGTGTGATCAATGGGATGGATTATTTACTCACTTGGAATTGCAAACATATTGCCAATGCCATAACCCGAAAAAAGATTGAACAAATCTGTCGTGAAAGAGGTTATGAACCCTCAGTTATTTGTACCCCTGAAGAATTAATGGAGGATAATGATGAAACCTGACTCTATTGTTGAAGAAGTCCGTCAAGCACGAAGGGCGTATATGGAGGAGTGCAATAACGATCTACAAGCGCTATATGAAGATCTCAAACGTCAGGAAGAACAAAGTCAGAGAACTTACTATGCTTTTGCTCCAAAACCCTCTCCTTTTCAACTTACAGGAACTTCTTCTAGCCAGCAGTAGGGTGCGTTAGCGAAGCGCAGGGCACCAATCCTCTATATATGGGTTCCATCGTAATTCCCATTCCCCTATTCCCCCACTCCCCCACTCCCCCATACTCATGAAACTCAATCGTAAACGTACCGAAAATTATCTGAAAACCTTTGACTTTGAGTCCTTATTTATCGAAGAACTCGGTTGGGATACCCTAGATCATCTCCAGATCCCCCTTGAGGTGCAGGAGCAGATTTTTCCGGTGGAAACTATTGCCCAAAAACGCGGGTTTACCGTTTATCAGTGTGTTAGTGAAATCATTCCAGAGCGCAAGGTACAACGACAGTTAGATCGGCAGTTAACCGAGTATTCCCAATCCCATTTACTCATTTTTACCGATCAGGCGCAAACCAAACAGGTTTGGATGTGGGTGAAGCAGGAACCGGGGCAAACGCCAAAACCTAGATTTCATACTTATACGGTGGGGAAAGCGGCAGAAGCTTTAATTCAGAAGCTAGAAGCCTTAGCCGTTGATATTTCCGAAGAAGAGGATTTAACCCTGGTGGATGTGGTGCAACGGGTGAAATCAGGCTTTAATATTGAACAGGTTACGAAGCAATTTTTTCAGGATTTTGAGGGATTACATCAGAATTTTTGTCTGGAGATTGAAGGGATAGAAGATAGCGGCGATCGCCGGTGGTATGCTTCCGTATTATTGAACCGGTTGATGTTTGTCTATTTCTTGCAAAGACGGTATTTCCTCGATGGGGGCAACAGCGAATATTTACAGCATAAGTTAGCAGAGTGTCAGGAGAGCGATCGCCCGTTTTATGGCTTTCTCAAGGATCTGTTCTTTGAAGGGTTTGCCAAGCTAGAAGCCGATCGCCATCCAGAGATTCGGCAGCGCTTAGGCAAAATTTGTTACCTGAATGGCGGCTTGTTTCTGCGTCATGCCATTGAGCAGAAGTATCCCCAGATTGAGATTAAAAATCAAGCCTTTCGTCATGTTTTGGATTTATTTAGTCGCTATTCCTGGCACTTAAACGATCGCCCCGATGCGGAGAAAGAGAGTAACGAAATTAACCCCGATGTCCTCGGCTATATTTTCGAGAAGTATATCAATCAAAAGGAGTTTGGAGCCTATTATACCCGTCCGCAAATCACGGAATATTTATGCGATCGCACGATTAACAAATTAATTTTAGACCGGGTAAATCGTCGCGCCAACCAAGCATTCACGGGGATAGAGCAGCTTTTAGAGGGCTTAGATGACTCCCTTTGTCACCTGCTCCTCAAGGACATTTTACCCCAATTATCCTTACTCGATCCCGCTTGTGGTTCTGGGGCATTTTTAGTCGCAGCCATGAAGACATTAATCCCCATTTATCAGCAAGTTATCAATCGCGTAGCTCACTCCACAGATGAGAAGTTAAGCGTCGATTCCCCTAAATCCCCCTTAAAAAGGGAGACTTTCGCTAATGCCCCCTTTTTTAAGGGGGGTTGGGGGGATCAAAACATACCTCATAATAGCGAAAACGGCCATAACTCCCTAGAGTATTACATCAAAAAGCGGATTATTACCGATAATCTCTATGGGGTAGATATCATGGAAGAAGCCACAGAAATTGCTAAATTGCGCTTGTTTTTGGCGCTGGTGGCTTCTGTGGAGCGGGTAGAAGATCTCGAACCCTTGCCCAATGTGGATTTTAACATTATGGCGGGCAATTCTCTGATGGGTTTGATTCGGGTGGATGGGGATGCGTTTAATCGGTTGGGTGCAGATCAAAAGCAGACATCAGCCATTGAACCGACTCAGCTTAATTTGTTGGGGAAAACCTTTATTCAGGGCAATTTATTAAACTCCCTAGCCGCTTCTGAATATGAGAAGATTCTCGCGGAGAAGAACAAGAGTATTGAGCTGTACAAAAAACACGCTTTTTTATCGGATGAGCAACGGGATGCGGAGGAGCGATCGAAGGATCAAAGTATTTTGGCACTCAGAAATCATATCGATGAGATTAACCGGGAGTCCCAGGTTAAACTGAATCAGATTTTGTTAGATGAGTTTAGTACGAAGTTGGGGATTAAATATGAGGAAGCGCAACTGCAAGGGAAGCCGAAGAAGCGGGTGCTAAACCGGGCAGATATCGATGCTCTGGAGCCGTTCCATTGGGGCTATCATTTTGATAAGGTGTTTGCGCGGGGTGGGTTTGATGCGATTATTGCCAATCCGCCTTGGGAGATTTTCAAGCCTCAAGCCAAAGAGTTTTTTGCTCGCTACAGTGCTTTGGTGACCAAAAATAAGATGGATATTAAAACCTTTGAGAAGGAGCAGGAAAAACTGTTGCAAGATCCAGAAGTTGCCGCAGCTTGGTGCGAGTATAAAAGTCAGTTTCCCCATGTGAGTTTGTATTATCGCTCGGCTCAAGAGTATCAGAATCAAATTTCGGTGGTAAATGGACGCAAGCAGGGGACAGATATTAATCTTTATAAGTTGTTCCTAGAGCGTTGTTTTCATTTGTTGCGCTCAGGGGGAGAATGTGGGATTGTGATTCCGAGCGGCATTTATACGGATTTAGGAACGAAACAACTTCGAGAACTGCTGTTTTCCCAAACTCAAGTAACGGGGTTGTTTTGTTTTGAGAATCGCAAAGAAATTTTTGAAGGGGTTCACCGTAGTTTTAAGTTTGTGGTGTTGAGCTTTGAGAAAGGGGGAAAAACCCAATCTTTCCCGACTCGGTTTACAGCGCTTTGCGCTGTATCGGTGGACAGTAGGAAAAGATCCCCCCTTGCCCCCCTTAAAAAGGGGGGAATAGGAAAGTCCCCCTTTTTAAGGGGGATTTAGGGGGATCAAGATGTCCCACATAACAGCGAAAACTGCTGTATGCGTCATGAGGTGCAGGAGTTGTTAGATTTTCCGGGAGCGGATG
The sequence above is a segment of the Roseofilum capinflatum BLCC-M114 genome. Coding sequences within it:
- a CDS encoding type II toxin-antitoxin system VapC family toxin, with amino-acid sequence MATKEVYNIMPSVYVETSVISYLTARPSRDLIIAGHQQITSEWWVTERPKFEIYISELVIQEARRGDPNAAQERLDLLETLAALKISPLALELSELFLRKATIPQTAAADSLHIAISVINGMDYLLTWNCKHIANAITRKKIEQICRERGYEPSVICTPEELMEDNDET